The Xanthobacter flavus genome includes a window with the following:
- a CDS encoding tetratricopeptide repeat protein: protein MRTPVAIASLLLAAGLSAGSAYAFDGTAQTLQPYEMQPLTPPANVPLAPQVRPVDEAFRTGAQALRAGQTAKGIDALGYAAAQGHAMAQWKLGRIYMDGDGVKRDDAKAFEYFQKIASSHAEDYPGTAQSRFVANAFVALGSYYLVGIPSAGVRRDPSRARDMFSYAASYFGDADGQYQLGKLYLEGVGGPRDARNAGRWLTLASQKGQYEAQATLGVLLFRGDEGVPRQRARGLMWLTLARDAAVRPGDKWVVSAHEQAFAEATPDEREKALDYLEVWLKTAKR from the coding sequence ATGCGCACGCCCGTCGCCATCGCCAGTCTTCTTCTCGCCGCCGGACTTTCGGCCGGCAGCGCTTATGCCTTCGACGGCACCGCCCAGACCCTCCAGCCCTATGAGATGCAGCCGCTGACGCCGCCGGCGAACGTGCCGCTGGCGCCGCAGGTTCGCCCCGTGGACGAAGCCTTCCGTACCGGCGCGCAGGCGCTGCGGGCCGGCCAGACCGCCAAGGGCATCGACGCCCTCGGCTATGCCGCCGCCCAGGGCCACGCCATGGCCCAATGGAAGCTCGGCCGCATCTACATGGACGGCGACGGCGTGAAGCGCGACGACGCCAAGGCCTTCGAATATTTCCAGAAGATCGCCAGCAGCCACGCCGAGGATTATCCCGGCACCGCGCAGTCGCGCTTCGTGGCCAATGCCTTCGTGGCGCTGGGCTCCTATTACCTCGTCGGCATCCCCTCCGCCGGGGTGAGGCGCGATCCGTCCCGCGCGCGGGACATGTTCTCCTACGCCGCGTCCTATTTCGGCGACGCGGACGGGCAGTACCAGCTCGGCAAGCTCTATCTGGAAGGCGTCGGCGGTCCCCGCGACGCGCGCAACGCCGGCCGCTGGCTCACGCTCGCCTCGCAGAAGGGCCAGTATGAAGCGCAGGCCACCCTCGGCGTGCTGCTTTTCCGTGGCGACGAGGGCGTGCCCCGCCAGCGCGCCCGCGGCCTCATGTGGCTGACGCTGGCCCGCGACGCCGCCGTCCGCCCCGGTGACAAGTGGGTGGTCAGCGCGCACGAGCAGGCCTTCGCCGAGGCGACGCCCGACGAGCGCGAGAAGGCGCTCGACTATCTCGAAGTGTGGCTGAAGACAGCGAAGCGCTGA
- a CDS encoding GFA family protein, protein MADDATRLEGGCLCGRLRYRLERVKSAYWCHCTLCRRASGSAALPWVSVAREDFAFIAGKPAIFESSPGVARSFCGTCGSPIVFDMARESDVDITIGTLDAPDRVTPTHHIWVASALHMADDLGSGLPRHEGERPDEG, encoded by the coding sequence ATGGCGGATGACGCGACCCGCCTTGAGGGTGGCTGCCTGTGCGGCCGCCTGCGCTACCGGCTGGAGCGGGTGAAAAGCGCCTATTGGTGCCACTGCACCCTATGCCGCCGCGCCTCCGGCTCCGCCGCTTTGCCCTGGGTGTCCGTAGCGCGGGAGGATTTCGCCTTCATCGCCGGCAAACCTGCCATCTTCGAATCGAGCCCCGGCGTCGCCCGAAGCTTCTGCGGGACGTGCGGCAGCCCCATCGTGTTCGACATGGCGCGGGAGAGCGACGTGGACATCACCATCGGCACGCTGGACGCGCCCGACCGCGTGACGCCGACGCACCACATCTGGGTCGCCTCGGCGCTGCACATGGCGGATGATCTGGGATCGGGCCTGCCGCGCCACGAAGGCGAGCGTCCCGACGAAGGTTGA
- the xth gene encoding exodeoxyribonuclease III: MRIATWNVNSIRQRLDHAVRWLGETRPDVVCIQEIKCQTEAFPKEAFEALGYNVTVHGQKGFNGVALLSRLPLEDVTHGLAGDDGDEQARFIEAVVSVKSGVVRVACIYLPNGNPPDTEKYPYKLGFMERLSAFAAERLKLEEPLVLAGDFNVIPEPRDAADPAAWTGDALFLPRTRQAFRSLVNLGFTDALRATSDAGRLFTFWDYQAGAWQRDNGIRIDHLLLSPQAADRLIATGVDKHVRAWEKPSDHVPVWADFSIAA; the protein is encoded by the coding sequence ATGCGCATCGCCACCTGGAACGTGAATTCCATCCGCCAGCGCCTTGACCATGCGGTCCGCTGGCTTGGCGAGACCCGGCCGGACGTGGTCTGCATCCAGGAGATCAAATGCCAGACGGAAGCCTTCCCGAAGGAGGCCTTCGAGGCGCTGGGCTATAACGTCACCGTCCATGGGCAGAAGGGCTTCAACGGCGTCGCCCTCCTCTCCCGCCTGCCGCTGGAGGACGTGACCCACGGCCTCGCCGGCGACGACGGCGATGAGCAGGCGCGCTTCATCGAGGCGGTGGTCTCGGTGAAAAGCGGCGTGGTGCGCGTCGCCTGCATTTACCTCCCCAACGGCAACCCGCCAGACACCGAGAAGTATCCCTACAAGCTCGGCTTCATGGAGCGCCTCTCCGCCTTTGCCGCCGAACGGCTGAAGCTGGAGGAGCCGCTGGTGCTGGCTGGCGACTTCAATGTGATTCCCGAACCGCGCGACGCCGCCGACCCCGCGGCCTGGACGGGCGATGCCCTCTTCCTGCCGCGCACCCGGCAGGCCTTCCGCTCGCTGGTCAATCTCGGATTCACCGACGCCCTGCGCGCCACCTCCGATGCCGGGCGGCTGTTCACCTTCTGGGACTACCAGGCCGGCGCCTGGCAGCGCGACAACGGCATCCGCATCGACCACCTGCTGCTGTCGCCGCAGGCGGCCGACCGGCTCATCGCCACCGGCGTGGACAAGCATGTGCGCGCCTGGGAGAAGCCGTCCGATCATGTGCCGGTCTGGGCTGACTTCTCCATCGCGGCATGA
- a CDS encoding MBOAT family O-acyltransferase encodes MTFASIEFLFYFFPLFLVAYFSAKTITTRNYIFLAFSLVFYSAGYTPHIMILLASVAANFFLAKAIEGREGADRKRVLVLGVTLNLLLLGVFKYTGFLVENLNAVIEPMGVGLPVPQISLPLGISFYSFHAISYLADIYKKKVHANRDPAQFALYMCMFPQLVAGPIVRYATVARQLSDRRVTIGRFSAGARLFVIGLAWKVLIADEVARLVDGVFDTTTHPTFVEAWLGLYAYTVQIYFDFAGYSTMAVGLGVMVGFVLPRNFRLPYTAHSITDFWRRWHMSLSAFLRDYLYIPLGGNRGGEMRTYINLSIVFLLCGLWHGASWTFVIWGAHHGAFLIIERAFLGRWLKRMPGPVSHLYTVLVVMIGWVWFRADSLPGAIDMFQGLAGLNGFSRASMALGFGLTPLAIMALVAGGLIGFFRWPRWKIVSGEGAMARVADFALIAVLMLASVAWVGGTNGTPFLYYRF; translated from the coding sequence ATGACCTTCGCGTCCATCGAATTCCTGTTCTATTTTTTCCCGCTCTTTCTGGTCGCCTATTTCTCCGCGAAGACGATCACGACGCGGAATTACATCTTTCTCGCCTTCTCGCTCGTCTTCTATTCGGCTGGCTATACGCCGCACATCATGATCCTGCTCGCGTCCGTCGCGGCTAATTTCTTTCTCGCGAAGGCCATTGAAGGCCGCGAGGGGGCGGATCGCAAGCGGGTGCTGGTGCTGGGCGTGACGTTGAACCTCCTCCTTTTGGGCGTGTTCAAATACACCGGCTTCCTCGTGGAGAATCTCAACGCCGTCATCGAGCCGATGGGCGTGGGGCTGCCGGTGCCGCAGATCTCGCTGCCGCTGGGCATCTCCTTCTATTCCTTCCACGCCATTTCCTACCTCGCGGACATCTACAAGAAGAAGGTCCACGCGAACCGCGATCCGGCGCAGTTCGCCCTCTACATGTGCATGTTCCCGCAGCTCGTGGCCGGCCCCATCGTGCGGTACGCGACGGTGGCGCGGCAGCTCTCGGATCGGCGGGTGACGATCGGGCGGTTCTCGGCGGGCGCGCGGCTGTTCGTCATCGGCCTTGCGTGGAAGGTGCTGATCGCCGACGAGGTGGCGCGGCTGGTGGACGGGGTGTTCGACACCACCACCCATCCCACCTTCGTGGAGGCCTGGCTCGGCCTCTATGCCTACACGGTGCAGATCTATTTCGACTTCGCCGGCTACTCCACCATGGCGGTCGGCCTTGGCGTGATGGTGGGCTTCGTGCTGCCGCGGAACTTCCGGCTGCCCTACACCGCCCATTCCATCACCGATTTCTGGCGCCGCTGGCACATGAGCCTGTCGGCCTTCCTGCGCGATTACCTCTACATCCCGCTGGGCGGAAACCGCGGCGGGGAGATGCGCACCTACATCAACCTCTCCATCGTCTTCCTGCTGTGCGGCCTTTGGCACGGGGCGAGCTGGACGTTCGTGATCTGGGGCGCGCACCATGGCGCTTTCCTCATCATCGAGCGCGCCTTCCTCGGCCGCTGGCTGAAGCGGATGCCGGGGCCGGTGAGCCACCTCTACACGGTGCTGGTGGTGATGATCGGCTGGGTCTGGTTCCGCGCCGACAGCCTGCCGGGCGCCATCGACATGTTCCAAGGCCTCGCCGGCCTGAACGGCTTCAGCCGCGCCTCCATGGCGCTCGGCTTCGGCCTGACGCCGCTGGCCATCATGGCGCTCGTGGCCGGCGGGCTGATCGGCTTCTTCCGCTGGCCGCGCTGGAAGATCGTGTCCGGGGAGGGGGCCATGGCGCGTGTGGCGGATTTCGCGCTGATCGCGGTGCTGATGCTGGCCAGCGTCGCCTGGGTGGGCGGTACCAATGGCACGCCCTTCCTCTATTACCGGTTCTGA
- a CDS encoding alginate O-acetyltransferase AlgX-related protein — MTLLSRHRRYLGILVAGLFGFLLLSNLIPDPLASMQWRVKVAPEWSLDRKLNLWFRNIGIFIQDNFGFRATLPVFRRELRAELNSPDSKPFYAGRDGQLFWGREQTPAQSAGALVRAANVERFVDMIGEMQRILAPAGTRIVVALPPNAQSVETEALPLWNDALAYPTTEYDLALAGLKARGITTVDLRPVLKASPAPRYLLTDTHWNARSSVLAFNAVMVAAGHPDWQVDPAQVVGGLEPAARGDLLRAMRMPPEVKEEDFRLNVPAKASRPRPDPVLRSLNEHIAFKSVVRDYAPEGLRVLIMGDSFTATSWPRLFANAPVKEVAWMHASARVTGNCDFSFDDVKRYAPDLIIYARTERFFPCYGDDWPKGLPRLWRNAVPRNVAP, encoded by the coding sequence ATGACACTGCTCTCCCGGCATCGCCGCTATCTGGGCATCCTGGTCGCCGGCCTGTTCGGCTTCCTGCTGCTGTCGAACCTCATCCCTGATCCACTGGCGAGCATGCAGTGGCGGGTGAAGGTGGCGCCGGAATGGTCCCTCGATCGCAAGCTGAACCTGTGGTTCCGCAACATCGGCATCTTCATCCAGGACAATTTCGGCTTCCGCGCCACCCTCCCGGTGTTCCGCCGCGAGCTGCGGGCGGAGCTGAACTCGCCGGACAGCAAGCCCTTCTACGCCGGCCGCGACGGACAGTTGTTCTGGGGGCGGGAGCAGACACCCGCTCAGTCGGCCGGCGCGCTGGTGCGGGCGGCCAATGTGGAGCGCTTCGTCGACATGATCGGTGAGATGCAGCGCATCCTGGCGCCCGCAGGCACCAGGATCGTCGTCGCATTGCCGCCCAACGCCCAGTCGGTGGAGACCGAGGCGCTGCCGCTCTGGAACGATGCGCTCGCCTATCCCACGACGGAATACGACCTCGCTTTGGCCGGGCTGAAGGCGCGGGGCATTACGACCGTGGATCTGCGGCCGGTGCTGAAGGCGAGCCCGGCGCCGCGCTATCTCCTTACCGATACCCACTGGAATGCGCGCTCCAGCGTGCTCGCCTTCAATGCGGTGATGGTCGCCGCCGGTCATCCCGACTGGCAGGTGGACCCGGCGCAGGTCGTCGGCGGACTTGAGCCGGCCGCGCGCGGCGACCTCCTGCGCGCCATGCGCATGCCGCCCGAGGTGAAGGAAGAGGATTTCCGCCTCAACGTGCCGGCCAAGGCATCGCGTCCGCGCCCCGACCCTGTGCTGCGCAGCCTCAACGAGCATATCGCGTTCAAGTCGGTTGTGCGCGACTACGCGCCCGAGGGGCTCAGGGTCCTCATCATGGGCGATTCCTTCACCGCCACCTCGTGGCCGCGCCTGTTCGCCAATGCGCCGGTCAAGGAAGTCGCGTGGATGCACGCCTCCGCGCGGGTGACCGGCAATTGCGACTTCAGCTTCGACGACGTGAAGCGCTACGCGCCGGACCTCATCATCTATGCCCGCACGGAGCGCTTTTTCCCCTGCTACGGCGATGACTGGCCGAAGGGCCTGCCGCGTCTGTGGCGCAACGCGGTCCCGCGAAACGTCGCGCCATAG
- the erpA gene encoding iron-sulfur cluster insertion protein ErpA, with protein METSLAPTVPAEVPVTEVDFTVTEAAARRICQILSPEPAGTFLRISVEGGGCSGFSYKYDVTQEQSDDDLVIEKEGAKIVVDRMSLDYFKGSQLDYKADLMGSAFKISNPMATAKCGCGSSFAV; from the coding sequence ATGGAAACATCCCTCGCCCCGACCGTTCCCGCCGAAGTCCCCGTGACCGAGGTGGATTTTACCGTGACGGAGGCGGCCGCCCGCCGCATCTGCCAGATTCTCTCCCCCGAGCCTGCGGGCACCTTCCTGCGCATCAGCGTGGAAGGCGGCGGCTGCTCCGGCTTTTCCTACAAGTATGACGTGACGCAGGAACAGTCGGACGACGACCTCGTCATCGAGAAGGAAGGCGCCAAGATCGTGGTCGATCGCATGTCGCTCGACTATTTCAAGGGCTCCCAGCTCGACTACAAGGCCGACCTGATGGGCTCGGCCTTCAAGATTTCGAACCCCATGGCCACCGCCAAGTGCGGCTGCGGGTCCAGCTTCGCCGTCTGA
- a CDS encoding deoxyguanosinetriphosphate triphosphohydrolase, with the protein MAVSGATPRVAWACEAEHSRGRLVPEPEMPPRSPFRRDCDRIIHSTAFRRLKQKTQVFVFNEGDHYRTRLTHTLEVVQVARSIARALGLDEDLAEALALAHDLGHPPFAHAGERALDACMAGQGGFDHNAQSLRVVTRIEGRYAAFDGLNLTWETLEGIAKHNGPLTDRQGNGIGRYRDGLPHAIRVHSAQQDLELWSHASAEAQVAAISDDIAYDVHDLDDGLRARMFTLDDIAGLPLVGEALASVRARYPGLDVPRTVNEVLRLVITLLIEDVVAESLRRARAAGVTSAADVRALGAPIVAFSDAMREKEKALKGFLFPRMYRHERVNRIMAEAQGVIRDLFAYFINRPRDLPPSWQDGIDAMEGERLARRVCDYIAGMTDRYALDQHARFFDSTPDLR; encoded by the coding sequence ATGGCGGTGAGCGGCGCGACGCCCCGCGTGGCCTGGGCGTGCGAGGCCGAGCATTCCCGCGGCCGCCTCGTTCCCGAGCCCGAGATGCCGCCGCGCAGCCCGTTCCGGCGCGATTGCGACCGCATCATCCATTCCACCGCATTCAGGCGTCTCAAGCAGAAGACGCAGGTCTTCGTCTTCAACGAGGGCGATCATTACCGCACGCGCCTCACCCACACGCTGGAGGTGGTGCAGGTGGCCCGCTCCATCGCCCGCGCGCTGGGGCTGGACGAGGATCTCGCCGAGGCGCTGGCGCTGGCCCACGATCTCGGCCATCCACCCTTCGCCCATGCCGGAGAGCGGGCGCTGGACGCCTGCATGGCGGGGCAGGGGGGCTTCGACCACAACGCCCAGTCGCTGCGCGTCGTCACCCGTATCGAAGGCCGCTACGCCGCCTTCGACGGCCTCAACCTGACGTGGGAGACGCTGGAGGGCATCGCCAAGCACAACGGGCCGCTCACGGATCGCCAGGGGAACGGCATCGGCCGTTATCGCGACGGCCTGCCCCACGCCATCCGCGTGCATTCCGCCCAGCAGGATCTCGAATTGTGGAGCCACGCCTCGGCGGAGGCGCAGGTCGCGGCCATTTCCGACGACATCGCCTATGACGTGCATGACCTCGACGACGGGCTCCGCGCCCGCATGTTCACGCTGGACGACATCGCCGGCCTGCCCCTGGTGGGCGAGGCGCTGGCGAGTGTCCGCGCGCGCTATCCCGGCCTCGACGTGCCGCGGACGGTGAACGAGGTGCTGAGGCTGGTCATCACCCTGCTGATCGAGGACGTGGTGGCGGAAAGCCTGCGCCGGGCGCGGGCCGCCGGCGTCACATCCGCCGCCGACGTGCGGGCGCTCGGCGCGCCCATCGTCGCCTTTTCGGATGCCATGCGGGAGAAGGAGAAGGCGCTGAAGGGCTTCCTCTTCCCGCGCATGTACCGCCACGAGCGGGTCAACCGCATCATGGCCGAGGCGCAGGGCGTCATCCGCGACCTGTTCGCCTATTTCATCAACCGCCCCAGGGACCTGCCACCGTCCTGGCAGGATGGTATCGATGCGATGGAGGGCGAACGCCTCGCCCGCCGGGTCTGCGACTACATCGCGGGCATGACCGACCGCTACGCCCTCGACCAGCACGCTCGCTTTTTTGACTCGACCCCGGACTTGCGTTAG
- the argS gene encoding arginine--tRNA ligase, producing the protein MNVYAIFADHVREAVAALAAEGLVKTGLDLTRVVVEPPRDASHGDLATNAAMVLSKDAGMKPRDLAEMIAGKLKAVPGVARVDVAGPGFINIALDPAFWPKVLAAVLTAGLDFGRSTLGAGEKVNVEYVSANPTGPMHVGHCRGAVFGDAMARLLAFAGFAVTKEYYINDAGAQVDVLGRSAFLRYREAVTGETADIPDGLYPGDYLIAVGQQLAEMHGGEYMAAPESEWLPVFRSFAIGCMMEMIREDLTALGIQFDVFFSERSLAFGAVDKVGATIEALRASGEVYEGRLPPPKGAPIEDWEDREQTLFRSTDFGDDVDRPLKKSDGSYTYFAGDIAYHKDKVERGFLKMIDVWGADHGGYVKRMQAAVKAVSGGRASLDVELIQLVRLFRNGEPVRMSKRAGSFVTLREVVDEVGRDAVRFMMLFRKNDAPLDFDLGKVIEQSRENPVFYVQYAHARAKSILRNANEQFPDLPANPADFAGAALSRLDDEGELTLLRRIASWPRLVEQAATAREPHRVSFFLHELASEFHAQWNRGKDLPHLRFIIENDRDLTSARLALVHGVATVLASGLKVLGVEAVDEMK; encoded by the coding sequence ATGAACGTCTACGCGATCTTCGCCGATCACGTCCGCGAAGCCGTCGCCGCCCTTGCCGCCGAGGGCCTCGTCAAAACCGGCCTCGACCTTACCCGCGTGGTGGTGGAGCCGCCGCGCGATGCGAGCCACGGCGATCTCGCCACGAACGCGGCCATGGTGTTGTCCAAGGACGCCGGCATGAAGCCGCGCGATCTGGCTGAGATGATCGCGGGCAAGCTGAAGGCGGTGCCGGGCGTGGCGCGGGTCGACGTGGCCGGGCCCGGCTTCATCAACATCGCCCTCGATCCCGCCTTCTGGCCCAAGGTGCTCGCCGCCGTGCTGACGGCCGGCCTCGATTTCGGCCGCTCCACACTGGGGGCGGGCGAGAAGGTGAATGTGGAATACGTCTCCGCCAACCCCACCGGCCCCATGCACGTGGGCCATTGCCGGGGCGCGGTATTCGGTGACGCCATGGCGCGCCTGCTGGCGTTCGCCGGCTTTGCCGTCACCAAGGAATATTACATCAACGACGCCGGCGCCCAGGTGGACGTGCTCGGCCGCTCCGCCTTCCTGCGTTACCGGGAGGCAGTGACCGGTGAGACGGCGGACATTCCGGACGGACTCTATCCCGGCGACTACCTCATCGCCGTCGGCCAGCAGCTCGCCGAGATGCACGGCGGCGAATACATGGCCGCGCCGGAGAGCGAGTGGTTGCCTGTATTCCGCTCCTTCGCCATCGGCTGCATGATGGAGATGATCCGGGAGGATCTGACCGCGCTCGGCATCCAGTTCGACGTGTTCTTCTCAGAACGCTCGCTGGCCTTCGGCGCCGTGGACAAGGTGGGCGCCACCATCGAGGCGCTGCGCGCGTCCGGCGAGGTCTATGAGGGCCGCCTGCCGCCCCCCAAGGGCGCGCCCATCGAGGATTGGGAGGACCGCGAGCAGACGCTCTTCCGCTCCACCGACTTCGGAGACGACGTGGACCGGCCGCTGAAGAAGTCAGACGGCAGCTACACCTATTTCGCCGGCGACATCGCCTACCACAAGGACAAGGTGGAGCGCGGCTTCCTCAAGATGATCGACGTCTGGGGCGCCGACCATGGCGGCTACGTCAAGCGCATGCAGGCGGCGGTGAAGGCGGTGTCCGGGGGTCGGGCCAGCCTCGACGTGGAGCTGATCCAGCTGGTGCGACTGTTCCGCAACGGCGAGCCGGTGCGCATGTCCAAGCGCGCGGGCTCGTTCGTGACCCTGCGCGAGGTGGTGGACGAGGTGGGCCGCGACGCGGTGCGCTTCATGATGCTGTTCCGCAAGAACGACGCACCGCTGGACTTCGACCTCGGCAAGGTGATCGAACAATCCCGCGAGAATCCGGTCTTCTACGTGCAGTATGCACACGCCCGGGCCAAATCGATCCTTCGCAACGCGAACGAGCAGTTCCCGGACCTGCCGGCGAACCCCGCCGACTTCGCCGGAGCCGCGCTCTCGCGACTCGACGACGAGGGTGAGCTGACGCTGCTGCGCCGCATCGCCTCATGGCCGCGCCTGGTGGAGCAGGCCGCGACGGCGCGGGAGCCGCACCGCGTCTCCTTCTTCCTTCATGAGCTGGCAAGCGAGTTCCATGCCCAGTGGAACCGGGGAAAAGACTTGCCACATTTACGCTTCATTATCGAGAATGATCGAGATTTGACCTCGGCGCGCTTGGCATTGGTGCATGGCGTGGCCACGGTACTCGCTTCCGGTCTCAAGGTGCTCGGAGTGGAGGCCGTTGACGAGATGAAATAA
- a CDS encoding SPOR domain-containing protein has product MGDESRYRYRRDDAATGSGPGSRPAQAAAGDRAGADRAGGRDPLAELARLMDHDPFDDFDGLPPETPPRSAPPQQGAAQPFDPRRAAVQRYMPPAPPAPAAPAQRFAPPQPPRAVLQPPSRPAPEPEPEYDEDDDAEAWNTAPANTVPARQPAAPVRAGSSYAPEPQSRAPQGYNAPGYAQPAPSYAPPPRPAVDARTADVRTGYGSLARDAAAARAVPQQPAQDYDDYDDDYDDDGVDDPRQADPRQADPRARAAGYGQGQAPQAYGRADAQGYRQETRYQDPRQQDDRRVTPGQPSRQASRYDDETDEAGYAFSAARRDDDYDYDDYDDRYDPEYADDGYMPPHGEDLYEPEPRRRRGRTALLLGISVLGLVVAGVAGVFAYNMAVGRSGLMSSSGGPPVIKADSAPAKTTTPPQATTDAQKSIYDRVGGPVTAGNEKMVPREEQPVDVTSAARAPADAGPAPAAQPMQATQNLTEPKRVRTMTVRADGSVTPGVPTSAVSAYAPSQNPIPVGLPQPNPVTTVPASPPADATASTSPAPTAAGTYVVQVASQRSESDALGSWKALQAKYPNLLGSYKATVKKADLGDKGVYYRAQVGPFAGRDQANELCQSLRAQGGDCVVTRN; this is encoded by the coding sequence ATGGGCGACGAAAGCAGGTACCGCTACCGGCGTGACGATGCTGCCACGGGAAGCGGCCCCGGCTCCCGGCCGGCGCAGGCCGCCGCCGGTGATCGCGCGGGTGCCGATCGCGCGGGTGGTCGTGATCCCCTCGCCGAGCTGGCTCGGCTCATGGATCACGATCCGTTTGACGATTTCGACGGGCTTCCGCCAGAGACGCCGCCGCGCTCCGCGCCGCCGCAGCAGGGCGCGGCCCAGCCGTTCGATCCGCGCCGTGCGGCCGTCCAGCGCTATATGCCTCCGGCGCCCCCAGCGCCTGCCGCTCCCGCGCAGCGTTTCGCGCCCCCTCAGCCGCCGCGCGCCGTGCTCCAGCCGCCGTCCCGTCCGGCTCCCGAGCCCGAGCCCGAGTATGACGAGGACGACGACGCGGAGGCGTGGAACACCGCGCCCGCGAACACCGTGCCCGCGCGCCAGCCTGCCGCTCCGGTTCGCGCCGGGTCCTCCTACGCGCCGGAGCCCCAGTCCCGCGCGCCGCAGGGCTACAATGCCCCGGGTTACGCGCAGCCCGCTCCGTCCTATGCGCCGCCACCCCGGCCGGCGGTGGATGCGCGCACGGCCGATGTGCGGACCGGCTACGGCTCCCTCGCCCGCGACGCTGCAGCCGCCCGTGCCGTGCCGCAGCAGCCGGCGCAGGACTATGACGATTATGACGACGATTACGATGACGACGGCGTAGACGATCCGCGTCAGGCCGATCCCCGTCAGGCCGATCCGCGCGCCCGCGCCGCAGGCTATGGGCAGGGTCAGGCCCCCCAGGCCTATGGCCGGGCCGACGCGCAGGGGTATCGGCAAGAGACGCGGTATCAGGATCCCCGTCAGCAGGATGATCGCCGTGTCACGCCGGGTCAGCCGTCCCGGCAGGCGTCGCGTTATGACGATGAGACGGATGAGGCCGGTTATGCCTTTTCCGCCGCCCGTCGGGACGACGACTACGATTACGACGATTATGACGACCGCTACGATCCCGAATATGCGGATGACGGCTACATGCCGCCCCACGGCGAGGATCTGTACGAGCCCGAGCCCCGCCGCCGTCGCGGCCGCACCGCGCTACTTCTGGGCATCTCGGTGCTGGGTCTGGTGGTGGCCGGCGTCGCGGGCGTGTTCGCTTACAACATGGCGGTGGGTCGCTCCGGCCTGATGTCCTCCTCCGGCGGCCCGCCGGTCATCAAGGCCGATTCGGCGCCGGCGAAGACCACGACCCCACCGCAGGCCACGACCGACGCGCAGAAGTCCATCTATGATCGCGTCGGTGGCCCGGTGACGGCCGGAAACGAGAAGATGGTCCCCCGCGAAGAGCAGCCGGTGGACGTGACCTCCGCCGCCCGTGCCCCCGCGGATGCCGGTCCGGCGCCCGCCGCGCAGCCCATGCAGGCGACGCAGAACCTCACCGAGCCCAAGCGCGTGCGCACGATGACCGTGCGTGCCGATGGCAGCGTGACACCTGGCGTGCCGACCAGCGCGGTTTCGGCCTATGCGCCGAGCCAGAACCCGATTCCGGTCGGTCTGCCCCAGCCCAATCCCGTCACCACCGTGCCCGCCTCTCCGCCGGCGGACGCGACCGCCAGCACATCCCCGGCGCCCACGGCGGCCGGCACCTATGTGGTGCAGGTGGCCTCGCAGCGTTCGGAGAGCGATGCGCTTGGCTCGTGGAAGGCGCTGCAGGCCAAGTATCCGAACCTGCTCGGCAGCTACAAGGCTACGGTCAAGAAGGCGGATCTCGGCGACAAGGGCGTGTACTACCGCGCCCAGGTCGGCCCCTTCGCCGGCCGCGATCAGGCCAACGAACTTTGCCAGTCCCTGCGCGCGCAGGGCGGCGACTGCGTGGTCACCCGGAACTGA
- a CDS encoding CinA family protein, with protein MDEETYARAVSVLDAFRARGWTLATAESCTGGLVAGALTEVPGSSDVVDRGFVTYSNAAKMAMIGVPEATLATHGAVSEATARAMAEGALKAAGVDAAVAITGVAGPGGGSETKPVGLVHFACAQRDGETIHREKRFGEIGRAEVRRLSVLEALDLLRSAAS; from the coding sequence ATGGATGAGGAGACCTACGCCCGCGCCGTCAGCGTCCTCGACGCCTTCCGCGCCCGCGGCTGGACTTTGGCGACGGCAGAATCCTGCACCGGCGGGCTCGTGGCTGGCGCCCTCACCGAGGTGCCCGGATCGTCCGACGTGGTGGACCGCGGCTTCGTCACCTATTCCAACGCCGCGAAGATGGCGATGATCGGCGTGCCAGAGGCTACCCTCGCCACCCATGGCGCCGTGAGCGAGGCGACCGCCCGCGCCATGGCGGAGGGTGCGCTGAAGGCGGCCGGCGTCGATGCAGCCGTGGCCATCACCGGCGTCGCCGGGCCGGGGGGCGGATCGGAGACAAAGCCCGTGGGGCTCGTGCATTTCGCCTGCGCCCAACGTGACGGAGAGACCATCCACCGCGAGAAGCGATTCGGCGAGATCGGCCGGGCGGAGGTGCGCCGGCTCTCGGTGCTCGAAGCCCTCGACCTGCTCCGCAGCGCGGCATCCTGA